A window from Mya arenaria isolate MELC-2E11 chromosome 9, ASM2691426v1 encodes these proteins:
- the LOC128245603 gene encoding carbonic anhydrase 2-like yields the protein MMLLGVVCCILAAQISSVSGSAGNVWTYRGSEGPDNWHLDYPHCGGVKQSPIDVQTKDVVVDPNHLVPIVFSGYDNVANTNYTLGNNGHTVQVDLNDQSMMISEGGLEGTYVAAQFHFHWGADDTRGSEHAINGRHYPMEMHIVHYNRKYGNFTAALKPEDGLAVLGFFFEIGRYNKHFNEIISHFNDIKYRDQHVPIESIPLMELIPARLSNYFRYIGSLTTPPCYESVTWTLFNETIEIAEEQLEKFRTTIFENIEDEGGVSMDISDDFRPVQCLYRRRVHASHQSLRFVKDLAALDDDPSAANVVTSVASIVLFIMALTNICL from the exons ATGATGCTTTTGGGCGTAGTCTGCTGCATCTTGGCGGCGCAGATTTCCTCAGTCAGTGGAAGTGCAG GAAATGTGTGGACATACAGAGGGTCGGAAG GTCCTGACAACTGGCACTTGGACTACCCGCACTGCGGCGGTGTGAAGCAGTCACCCATCGACGTGCAGACAAAGGATGTGGTGGTGGACCCCAACCACCTGGTACCCATTGTTTTCTCCGGCTACGACAATGTTGCCAACACTAACTACACGCTTGGGAACAACGGACACACAG TTCAAGTGGACCTGAATGATCAGAGTATGATGATCAGCGAGGGCGGCCTGGAAGGCACGTACGTCGCCGCGCAATTCCACTTTCATTGGGGCGCCGACGATACGCGCGGATCCGAGCATGCCATCAACGGCCGCCACTATCCAATGGAG ATGCACATCGTCCACTACAACCGGAAGTACGGGAACTTTACGGCCGCTTTGAAACCCGAGGACGGCCTCGCAGTGCTGGGCTTCTTTTTCGAG ATTGGAAGATATAACAAGCACTTTAACGAAATAATTAGCCACTTCAATGACATAAAATACAGAG ACCAGCACGTGCCGATCGAATCTATCCCTCTGATGGAGCTGATCCCGGCGCGTCTGTCCAACTACTTCCGGTACATAGGATCTCTGACAACGCCTCCCTGCTACGAGAGCGTCACATGGACGCTCTTCAACGAAACCATAGAGATCGCCGAAGAACAG CTGGAGAAATTCCGGACGACGATTTTCGAAAATATCGAGGACGAGGGCGGGGTATCAATGGACATTTCAGACGACTTCCGGCCCGTACAGTGCCTCTACCGGCGTCGCGTGCACGCCAGCCACCAATCACTCCGCTTCGTTAAAGACCTGGCCGCCCTGGATGACGACCCTTCTGCCGCTAACGTCGTTACAAGCGTTGCATCGATTGTTCTATTCATTATGGCGTTAACAAACATTTGTCTGTAA
- the LOC128246375 gene encoding neuronal acetylcholine receptor subunit alpha-2-like encodes MVPLTKVLVVYMFMAWCDYFIVKQTTQAAVGEAQMVPVIPVYEDSSDDVRNSLTTKATKENGQMSTIETGTNKATLSLQASGTTSIESTTSTLDLQSTSGHIFTTSTSTTSPTSGLGLPAVVTSDYKYDNIEETASEYTYYYTYYNDEMTEESTTHDIIGEASITYSTSTMTTGAISDPSADMPFYIQPFDVGSTISSFEELPDQTTHSNPVEISTAISSTHGKTTTHTNLGQTTAIDPTTAHSFTTKKGRLTKFEEAKLMYSRLLTNYDTRIRPIQNQTKPVYVNTKFVPLSVVEFDTSKQRFSMLGYFRIRWTDEQMIWRPKLFQYIDHVRLATTELWTPNIVISKSFDGHGGVGNPETDILMVSWNGIVQWVPDSTYSVVCDVDIQYFPFDDQTCTVTYYAADETVDTVELDHYLGTDMSEYSENPSWLIVGASRNRYVKENNWYIDVKFRLQRRANFAAFTLITPLMMLAFLNICVFLVPINSGEKGSFSVTMFLSYGIFFTMISDSLPHNSLQISFFILLIVALLCLSVVAVFYTVIQAKLVTVIGSKQCPITCLRKLRWSKVNKVTPIEHYIETGKQDPEDEPYTWKDFLEHLDTFLFVLFLVTILLITALFFAILMRNVATVDNMFDEDPETTKRSTPVTTVASG; translated from the exons ATGGTCCCTCTAACAAAAGTGCtggttgtatatatgtttatggcGTGGTGTGATTATTTCATTGTGAAACAGACCACTCAAGCCGCAGTTGGAGAAGCTCAAATGGTTCCTGTAATACCAGTTTATGAGGACTCTTCGGATGATGTGCGAAATTCGTTGACAACAAAAGCTACTAAAGAAAATGGACAAATGAGCACAATCGAAACTGGAACTAATAAAGCTACACTCAGTCTGCAAGCTTCAGGGACAACTTCCATAGAATCCACAACCAGTACACTGGACCTTCAATCGACATCTGGACACATATTTACAACGTCAACTTCAACAACTTCCCCGACGTCCGGTCTCGGGTTACCAGCTGTTGTGACATCCGATTATAAATACGATAATATTGAAGAAACGGCATCCGAATACACATATTACTATACATATTACAATGATGAAATGACGGAGGAAAGTACAACACATGATATCATTGGAGAAGCGTCAATAACCTATTCCACTTCAACTATGACAACTGGAGCAATCAGCGATCCATCAGCAGATATGCCATTTTATATCCAGCCTTTTGATGTCGGGTCCACTATTTCTAGTTTCGAAGAGCTACCCGATCAAACAACACATTCAAACCCAGTCGAAATATCAACAGCCATTAGCAGCACTCATGGCAAAACAACAACTCACACAAATCTCGGGCAAACAACAGCTATCGATCCAACAACAGCTCATTCATTTACCACAAAGAAAGGTCGTCTCACAAAATTCGAAGAAGCGAAATTGATGTATTCAAGACTCTTGACTAATTATGATACAAGAATACGACCAATTCAGAATCAAACAAAGCCTGTTTATGTTAATACAAAGTTTGTTCCTCTTTCTGTGGTAGAATTTGATACCTCCAAGCAACGATTTTCGATGCTTGGTTACTTTCGAATTCGTTGGACTGACGAACAGATGATCTGGCGTCCAAAGTTGTTCCAGTATATTGACCACGTAAGGCTTGCTACTACAGAACTCTGGACCCCAAACATTGTCATTTCTAAG TCCTTTGACGGACATGGCGGCGTGGGAAATCCCGAAACGGACATTCTAATGGTTTCTTGGAACGGTATTGTCCAGTGGGTACCGGATTCAACATACTC GGTTGTGTGTGACGTCGACATTCAGTACTTTCCGTTTGACGACCAAACCTGCACGGTTACGTATTACGCTGCAGATGAGACGGTGGACACCGTAGAACTCGACCACTATCTCGGCACTGACATGTCTGAGTACTCAGAAAACCCCTCCTGGCTTATCGTTGGAGCTTCCCGCAACCGATACGTCAAGGAAAATAACTGGTACATAGACGTGAAGTTCCGCCTTCAGAGACGTGCCAACTTTGCGGCGTTTACGTTGATCACTCCTCTAATGATGTTAGCTTTCTTAAACATCTGTGTCTTTCTCGTGCCTATAAATTCGGGTGAGAAAGGGTCTTTCTCGGTAACAATGTTCTTATCATACGGAATCTTCTTTACGATGATCAGTGACTCTCTGCCCCATAACTCTTTGCAGATATCGTTCTTTATCCTGTTAATTGTCGCATTGCTCTGCCTTAGTGTCGTTGCGGTTTTCTACACAGTTATTCAAGCTAAACTGGTCACAGTCATTGGCTCCAAGCAGTGTCCAATCACATGTCTCCGCAAACTTCGTTGGTCGAAAGTCAACAAGGTGACTCCCATTGAACACTACATTGAGACCGGCAAACAAGATCCCGAAGATGAGCCTTACACTTGGAAAGATTTCCTTGAACATCTTGACACGTTTCTGTTCGTTTTGTTTCTGGTCACGATTCTACTAATTACTGCATTATTCTTCGCAATCCTTATGCGAAACGTTGCAACTGTCGATAATATGTTTGATGAGGATCCAGAGACCACCAAGCGGTCAACTCCAGTAACAACTGTGGCATCTGGCTGA
- the LOC128246377 gene encoding mucin-5AC-like, whose amino-acid sequence MIANDYFYTYSKDDEIKESTPLGILGEQPGNMIANDYFYTYSKDDEIKESTPLGILGEQPGNMIANDYFYTYSKDDEIKESTPLGIIGEQPGNMIANDYFYTYSNDDENKESTPLGILGEQPGNMIANDYFYTYSNDDETKESTPLGILGEASTGYFTTTPQNTQNTQPSSTHRSVETMTPPPFTSSITTYSSVETMTSLPFTSSITTYSSVETMTSSPRTSASRTPQSSTQRIVEETTLSQNTPLSSINALDDKVTASPNSHASSTIRQDEETTSPTENPASYTHSVVEEMTLSPNTPASYTNSVLKETTSPPNTPASFTNTEVEEMTSPPNTPASSTHSLIAETRSPANTSSSPKSAKNN is encoded by the coding sequence ATGATTGCGAACGACTACTTCTATACATATTCCAAAGACGACGAGATCAAAGAAAGTACACCACTAGGCATCCTCGGTGAGCAACCCGGAAATATGATTGCGAACGACTACTTCTATACATATTCCAAAGACGACGAGATCAAAGAAAGTACACCACTAGGCATCCTCGGTGAGCAACCCGGAAATATGATTGCGAACGACTACTTCTATACATATTCCAAAGACGACGAGATCAAAGAAAGTACACCACTAGGCATCATCGGTGAGCAACCCGGAAATATGATTGCGAACGACTACTTCTATACATATTCCAATGACGACGAGAACAAAGAAAGTACACCACTAGGCATCCTCGGTGAGCAACCCGGAAATATGATTGCGAACGACTACTTCTATACATATTCCAATGACGACGAGACAAAAGAAAGTACACCACTTGGCATCCTCGGGGAGGCGTCAACAGGTTATTTCACTACAACTCCGCAAAACACGCAAAATACGCAACCAAGCTCTACCCACAGATCAGTGGAGACTATGACACCCCCGCCATTTACGTCTTCAATCACTACCTACAGTTCAGTCGAGACAATGACATCCCTGCCATTTACGTCTTCAATCACTACCTACAGTTCAGTCGAGACTATGACATCCTCGCCAAGGACGTCTGCAAGCAGAACGCCTCAAAGCTCTACCCAACGTATAGTGGAAGAAACGACACTGTCTCAAAATACGCCATTGAGCTCCATTAATGCTTTAGATGACAAAGTGACAGCTTCTCCTAATTCGCATGCAAGCTCTACCATCCGTCAAGATGAAGAGACGACATCCCCGACAGAAAACCCTGCAAGCTATACCCACAGTGTAGTTGAAGAAATGACATTGTCACCAAATACGCCTGCAAGCTATACCAACAGTGTACTTAAAGAAACGACATCGCCACCAAACACGCCTGCAAGCTTTACCAACACTGAAGTTGAAGAAATGACATCGCCACCAAATACGCCTGCAAGCTCTACCCACAGTTTAATTGCAGAAACGAGATCCCCGGCAAATACGTCATCAAGCCCCAAAAGTGCAAAGAACAACTGA